A window of Lampris incognitus isolate fLamInc1 unplaced genomic scaffold, fLamInc1.hap2 scaffold_176, whole genome shotgun sequence genomic DNA:
TCCTGTAGGACTGAGCGTCTGTACTGCAGTCAGACAGGAAGGCAACTGCTTATCTACGTCTTGATGAAGCGGGTTTTTCTTTTCATGGTTGTGCATCTGGTGCTTTtctcccccccacccttttctccctaattgtacttggcaattaccatattttccgagcactcccggtctctgctccacccccctctgctgatccggggagggctgcagactaccacatgcctcctcccatacatgtggagtcgccagccgctgcttttcacctgacagtgaggagtttcaccagggggacgtagcgcgtgggaggattacgtcATCTCCCCCCGTGCAAgctctccgaccgaccagaggaggcgctaagcgcagcgaccaggtcacgcacccacatctggcttcccacccgcagacacgtccaactgtgtctgcagggacgtccgaccaagccggaggtaacacggggattcgaaccggcgatccccgggtcggtaggcaacggaataggccgctaagCTACTCCGCATGTGGTCCTTACCTCAGCTTCAAGCCACCTTTCCTTTGGTCTGTGTGTGACAGAGCCGAGCCGAGCTGACAGTATGGGACATGTCCCGGATGTTGGTGGTGAGCCAGACGGATGCGGTATTATCTCATCGAGAGGCGAGATAGCgcagttagagagaaaacatctgGAGACAACTTTCTTAAACTTAGATGTGGCTCTTTAAGCATCCATTTATTGTATTATTGATTCTTTTCTTTTGGCCCAAagcccccgccccctccccccataAATGACTGAGGAATACTTTGGCTCAGCCCCGGTGATATTTGATGTTCACCTCAAGCAAACACGTCAGACCAACATAATAATATCTATAGTTaattcattatcattattattattattattatagtaacTCGACTAGATGGTCAGAGGTTTTGGTACTTTGTGCTCAACACTCGTGAACGACTTCATTTTGCTGCTGCTGCATCTTCTTCTCTACCCCAGCATCCGCCTTCACGGACCCTCTATTGCCCACTAGTGGATAGCCCGCGTTACTACAACATCCAAAATGGATGAGGTAGGATTTGACGTCTCTAATGATGCGGGATATGAATGACGTTGTGTGCTGAAACTCTGAGGACTCGTCAAGGAACTGAAACACCGACTAAAATGAAGCgataaaacaaagaaaaaacggGTGACGCTTtattgtgctgttgttgttgttacttttttttccttttacaaAGCATCATCAAAACCACCCCTGAAATATATTTCGCGTATATTTTTAAAAACTGTCCTCCTCTCAGTTCACTTTACTATAAAAGTCTGTTTTAATACAAAGATTTGAATCTCCTACAGTGGAGCTAGAGACAAACAGATTTAGAGTagtttgcaaaaaaataaaacacctaGTTTTGTCAAAAATAAATATGCCTGTCAAAAAGTCAAATTCACATTATTGAAAAGGagtttgtgcaaaaaaaaagaagaagaagaagaaaatgctgAGAATGCAGTAGTGCATTGCAGCAGTAGTCTGCCGGTTAATCTGCAAACATCTGGCATGCACACCCAGCTGCAGGGTCCCCCTCCCTTCGCTTTCCACTCAACATTAGTGTGTTAATCGTTTAACGAATATAAAAATGCATGCAAGGGTAATACGCTTGAGTCTTGTTATTTCACGAAAAGTGATCCGATTTCGGTTATTAGCTGTATTAAATTTGAATGGTTAGTAGTTAGCCGAGGTTATTTCCCATTGTTACAATTAAAACACATCGTCATATTCCTAAATCTGACAAATGATAAGCATTAATAATTTGCCATTCAAGCATTAATTATTATCCACTGAAATCACATATGTCCTTCACACTTCAATGATGCATGCTCAAAATTAATACTGATTTACAGTAATACTCTGATTTATCGTTACCAACAATTAATCTGTGACAGTGACGAGTATTTTTCTGACCAAGGCCCAAAATGTAGTTAAATAATGTTTGTTTTAAAAGTCCTCGTCTTTCCCGTGAGaccatatatgtgtatgtatatatactatatatatatatatatatatataatttgtaaaaaatattccccctttttctccccaattgtatctggccatctaccccactcttctgagccatcccaaatgctgctccaccccctgatccggggagggctgcagactaccacatgcctcctccgatacatgtggactcaccagccacttcttttcacctgacagtgaggagtttcgccaggggggcgcagcgcgtgggaggatcacgctattccccccaagttccccctcccccccgaacaggcgcgcaTGCACCCTTCCTGTGAGACTATTGAATCTGGCGTGACCACACTGGGTGAAAATAAGTGGCCTATTGATAAAGCCAGTTTCAAAACCTTCCCACTGAAAGACTGCTGCCATCTCACAGCACTGTGGTTCGTGTAGCTCCATCTAGTTCTTTGTGCTCATGTACACGTGCACGCCTTTGTCATCAGTGTCCCttcatcagcagcagcatcatGCTGGTGTAAATCTTCCCTCCGCATTTTCACATTTCATTGAAGCCCGTTCATATTGATCCAGGATTGCACTATTCTCAAGAAGTCTACATGATGGAAAGAATGCAACATAATGTAGgagacaagcagacacacacgcacaacgaGACGACACATTTTTCACACCGTAGGACATAACAATGGGTAGCACTTTATGTGAGCACTCCGTTATAATTAAGTCATAAAGCTGCAATAACTCTTGACAGTTTAGTGCCTGGTAATCCACGCCGTCAATGCTGCAAAAGAGTCACCGTCATTGCATCTCGGACATATTTGGCTAATGCGATGAGTCAATATATGTGTTGTGCTTTTAGCAGCCTTATGAAAGAAAGCATGTCTGCGGAGCACACGCATGAAGTGTTACACAATAAAAGTGTAAATAATATGTTTCACCAAACATGAAACCAAATACAAGCGACGTAAACCATGCAAAAGTAAAGAGGAATTCTGCCTAAGTGCGTGGCCACTAAAATCTGGCTCTGGCATATTCCTGGATAAACCACAAGGGACTATAATGAGATCTGAATTAGGCTGATGTGCGGCTAGATGTTCAATGTTGAATGCTATGGCACCGGCGTAGCTTAGAGGAACATCTTCGACTGCGTCTACTTTACTCATGATAATACTAATATCTAATAAAGGTTGTATGCACATGCTTTTAATTGGACTTAACCTGTATGATACCCGTTACAAATACAAACTATTTGCTGCAGGCCTATGTGGGGAGAAGTGCAAAGGTTAGACATCATCCCGTATTCACTGATAAAAGTTGAACTAAAAGTGATAGGGAATGCTCATGCTAATGAGATACACCGAGTGATGCAACGTATGCCCACAGTGGAAGAGGACATAACTTTAGCATCACGGGGACGTAAAACAAACCTAGCGCGGGGGTTCAAGATGGCTGCAAGCAGGGAAACCATCTCGGTGAACAATATGAAACAAACTTAAATAAAAAGAACTGATCAAAATTcacaaaaaaggaaagaaaattacattaaGTAAATACTTGCTCCCATGGGCAAACGATGTGACTACACAACAACATAGAAAATTGATGATTGTTGGATAAGGGTGCTTACCTTGAGATTGTCTCTTAGACCCTAGTTGTGTTGTACTCTGATTCATGTTTGCTCAAAGAGCCAATGAGGCAGAACCTGAAATGTCACGGCTCTTTCATTTAATATCAAACTCCTTTTGCATAGAGAGGTAAGAATGCATCATTAACTACACAACAGTGATACATTTCACTAGTGCTTCACTAGCCTCTGAGGATCTTGCATGCAGACTTGTAGGAAATTAGTGAACAATCAAGTATACTCTGGACAGAGCACTAAAAAGTGCATGCAGGAGGAAGCTGCATATCGAATGTATTCTGCCAAAAATAAAATTTCATTCCtccatctattttttttttgtattcttgTAAACATGAACAGTTAGTTTTCAAGCAGTCAAGGTGCAGGTACACAGTAATATACTTTATGATTTGTTTTTGTAGAAAATCTTGTTCATGCCAAAATATTTGACTGTACAGAATGAAAATATTTTCAATATCGCAGTTAAAAATATAAAAGCTTGTTTCGTTGTGGTCATTTTCATTCACGTGTCAGTAAAATAATTAATCTCTATGAATATCAGGCACAGGTACAAGCCCTTACGCGGACAGTCAAAACCAGACGAGTACGGAGTACACAAGTACCGTCTGCTAGCGGGAGGTCTGTGTTTGCTTAAAGAGCTCTGACAAACCCCTGTGTGCAGCAAACAACAGCTTTAGAAGCCCATCATTCATTTATAAAGAACACCTAGCATGGGGTGTGTCCCACTCGAGGGTGAATGTGAGCAAAGGGGCAGGATTTGCTATCATGATATAGCCCTTAGTGGAAAATCTGTAAATGTACTTCTATAATGATAGGAAGAGGTAAAAGAATGAGGATCAAAGCAAAAAAGAAGCTAATTATTAGaatcgccaaaaaaaaaaaaaaaaaaaagaagagaaaaacccAAAAGAATGAgaagaatagaaaaaaaaatgggaCAGGGTttcaaaattgaaaaaaaaaaagctgaagggggataaaaaaaaaaaaagaaaaaaaagtcatctcCCAAATTTCCAACATCATCACAGAAACTTCTAGGGTTGCTGTTCTTCCCCCTCATCAGAAATCTATGGATACTGACCGCTGTACTGCCTTTTCGTGGCGTGATAGCCGGTGGCTGGTGGTGGGAACTTCCTCCAGGTCATCGTCCAGGTCGCACCCATTGTCTGCCGTCTCTTGCGAGTAGCTGTGCTTCATGACCAAGATGCTGCGGCGGTTACCGGTTGCCGGTAGCAACGGCCGCACCGCCATGGGCTGCTGCGGGGGCAGGTCCGCGAGAAGAGCCGCCCCTGCGTCCCGCGCGTTCAAGTTCCCGCGGCTCCCACGCCCGCTGAGCGACAGTTGGGACAAGTGGGCGGAGCCGGGGTTGGAGGCGGAGCCGCAGTGGTGGTCGTGGACACAGCGCGAGGAGGCGCGGCGCAGGGCGTGGTAGTTCTCAAAGTCCTCCGCCAGGTCCACGAGGTCCGCCGAGGCGGCCGCAGCTGCGGTGGTGCTTCGTAACGTGCACAGCTCGTAGTGAGGTGGCTCGAAGACCTCTTGGAACATGGTGGGGTCAAAGTCCTCGCGGCGCAGGACGTACTTCTTGCGCGGCTGCTTGATTTGGACAATGACGGAGACGATGAGGAGGATAAGCACGATGCAGCAAGTGACGCCGATAATGGTTCCGTTTGTGTTGTTCAGGTTGTCCAAGATGTTGGCTTTCCTTTTCTCTGTtcggggcgagagagagacaatacac
This region includes:
- the LOC130132823 gene encoding neuropilin and tolloid-like protein 1 codes for the protein LAKFNFSSDPDFADLGVPPPLPSCQYDMGGPEGIVESHQITRDGKAGAAEAVDCKWYIRAPPRSKIYLRFLDYEMANSNECKRNFVAVYDGGSSVEDLKNKFCSTVANDIMLVSTLGVIRMWADEASRKSRFRILFTTYQEPPCDADAFFCHSNMCINNTLVCNGMQNCVYPWDENQCKEKRKANILDNLNNTNGTIIGVTCCIVLILLIVSVIVQIKQPRKKYVLRREDFDPTMFQEVFEPPHYELCTLRSTTAAAAASADLVDLAEDFENYHALRRASSRCVHDHHCGSASNPGSAHLSQLSLSGRGSRGNLNARDAGAALLADLPPQQPMAVRPLLPATGNRRSILVMKHSYSQETADNGCDLDDDLEEVPTTSHRLSRHEKAVQRFCLIGSLSKHESEYNTTRV